The following are encoded in a window of Colletotrichum lupini chromosome 3, complete sequence genomic DNA:
- a CDS encoding carotenoid ester lipase, which translates to MQWVQEHIADFGGDPDQDEGEGATDLFRGAMALSNGPVMVESAERAQPFFDHMVERTGCADASDKIACLKVTDFDDIMASVNEEGMRKFNVGMSRILILKHLKDSPHRLAAAGKMASVPLITGDMRDEGTLFSLLAQLETLSDEDFADYFQTIWRPKATDADIAGLMKLHPADITKGSPFGTGILNAVTPKFKRLAAVVGDFSFQAQRRNLLAHYNVSEQTVWNYVTDVSIPSAGLLPDFGVLTHLPVLGSFHAFDVRFYMFAGLPYALSKNTQTYQVTAISFIRTLNPNNHGLDFAEWPRYSEEGLETSNFKESEPEVTQGRLAC; encoded by the exons ATGCAGTGGGTGCAGGAGCATATTGCTGACTTTGGCGGCGACCCTGACCAG gacgagggcgagggcgCTACTGACTTGTTCCGCGGTGCCATGGCCTTGTCTAATGGCCCGGTCATGGTTGAGAGTGCTGAGAGGGCTCAGCCTTTCTTTGATCACATGGTCGAGAGGACGGGATGTGCAGATGCATCGGACAAGATTGCTTGTCTGAAGGTTACCGACTTTGACGATATCATGGCCTCCGTCAACGAAGAGGGAATGCGTAAGTTCAATGTCGGCATGAGTCGTATCTTGATATT GAAACACCTCAAGGACTCTCCCCACCGTCTGGCCGCAGCCGGCAAGATGGCCTCAGTGCCGCTGATCACTGGCGACATGCGCGACGAGGGCACGCTCTTCTCTCTCCTCGCTCAGCTCGAGACTCTCTCGGATGAGGACTTTGCCGATTACTTCCAGACAATCTGGCGGCCCAAGGCTACTGACGCCGACATTGCCGGCCTCATGAAGCTCCACCCCGCAGACATCACCAAAGGCTCCCCCTTCGGCACAGGCATCCTCAATGCCGTCACGCCTAAGTTCAAGCGCCTGGCCGCCGTGGTAGGCGACTTCAGCTTCCAGGCGCAGCGACGCAACCTTCTAGCACATTACAACGTCTCGGAGCAGACTGTTTGGAACTACGTCACCGACGTGAGCATCCCGTCGGCAGGCCTGCTGCCAGACTTCGGCGTGTTGACGCACCTGCCTGTGCTGGGATCATTCCATGCCTTTGACGTGCGGTTCTACATGTTTGCCGGTCTGCCGTATGCGTTGAGCAAGAATACGCAGACTTACCAGGTCACCGCCATCTCTTTCATCCGCACGCTGAACCCCAACAACCATGGTCTGGACTTTGCCGAGTGGCCGAGATACTCTGAAGAGGGCTTGGAGACGTCTAACTTCAAGGAAAGCGAGCCTGAGGTAACCCAGGGACGACTGGCGTGTTGA